One stretch of Weissella koreensis KACC 15510 DNA includes these proteins:
- the mvaD gene encoding diphosphomevalonate decarboxylase: MVAFTARAHTNIALLKYWGKADQKLIIPTTTSISLTLNEFYTETTVEFNDDLANDQITLDHQSLKAKDQKKIINFLDLIRAQANINTYAKVESFNHVPTAAGLASSASAFAALAGASAAAAGLDLTPADLSRLARQGSGSASRSIFGGFVQWDRGTDHQTSVAHPLQEQVDWPIQLLTVIVSDQPKKINSRGGMQNAMQNSPFYQSWVERSNALVKPMQTAINQHDLATLGKIAEQNALEMHAQNMVANPPFFYLTDISWKIINLVQELRENGLKVYATMDAGPNVKIISHPDDTEKIEDALHTILPEITIQVATPGPGLKIWQNGATHA, encoded by the coding sequence ATGGTGGCTTTTACAGCGCGTGCACATACAAATATTGCCCTGTTGAAATATTGGGGGAAAGCAGATCAAAAATTAATAATCCCCACCACCACCTCGATTAGCCTAACTTTAAATGAATTTTATACAGAAACCACCGTTGAATTTAATGATGATTTAGCAAATGATCAAATAACTTTAGATCACCAATCCTTAAAAGCAAAGGATCAGAAAAAAATCATTAACTTTCTGGATTTAATTCGCGCACAAGCCAATATCAATACATACGCCAAGGTTGAATCATTTAATCATGTTCCAACCGCTGCTGGCTTAGCATCGTCTGCCTCTGCATTTGCAGCTTTAGCTGGTGCGTCTGCTGCAGCCGCTGGTCTTGACCTAACACCTGCTGACCTTTCTCGCTTAGCACGTCAAGGTTCAGGTTCTGCCAGCCGTTCGATCTTTGGCGGCTTCGTTCAGTGGGATCGAGGAACTGATCATCAAACTTCTGTTGCCCATCCGCTTCAGGAACAAGTCGATTGGCCCATTCAGCTCTTGACAGTAATTGTTTCAGATCAACCTAAAAAAATAAATTCTCGTGGTGGAATGCAGAACGCCATGCAAAATTCTCCCTTTTATCAAAGTTGGGTTGAACGTTCCAACGCGCTTGTTAAACCAATGCAAACAGCGATCAATCAACATGACCTAGCCACCTTAGGAAAAATTGCTGAACAAAATGCATTAGAGATGCATGCCCAAAATATGGTAGCTAACCCTCCATTCTTTTACTTAACTGATATTTCATGGAAGATCATCAATTTGGTTCAAGAATTACGAGAAAATGGTCTAAAAGTCTATGCGACTATGGATGCAGGACCTAATGTAAAAATAATCTCACATCCAGATGACACTGAAAAAATTGAAGATGCTTTGCATACAATCTTACCTGAAATAACAATTCAAGTAGCTACGCCGGGCCCAGGGTTAAAAATCTGGCAGAATGGGGCCACACATGCTTAA